From the Ferviditalea candida genome, one window contains:
- the deoB gene encoding phosphopentomutase has translation MRFQRICLIVLDSVGIGELPDADRFGDKGAHTLGHIAEKVPGFSLPHLQRLGLGNIAELRGIPPADASQAYYGKMAEVSAGKDTMTGHWELMGLKVAIPFKTYPHGFPEPLIGQFERQTGRKVIGNKPASGTEIIAELGEEQMKTGSWIVYTSADSVFQIAAHEDVIPLEELYQACAIARKLTLADEFAVGRVIARPYIGQPGAFTRTANRHDYAVKPPGKTVMNRLKEAGLDCIAVGKINDIYSGEGVTEAFPVKSNADGINRTAALLNKDFKGLLFTNLVDFDSLYGHRRNPQGYAAALMEFDAALPEIMSRIGESDLLIITADHGNDPTHSGTDHTREYVPLIVWSPAFRQGASLGVRPTFSDLGATVAENFGVSPAENGTSFLQDLQ, from the coding sequence ATGCGGTTTCAACGAATATGCCTGATTGTGCTGGACAGCGTCGGCATCGGCGAACTGCCCGATGCGGACCGTTTCGGGGACAAGGGCGCCCATACCTTGGGACATATAGCGGAGAAGGTGCCCGGTTTTTCCCTCCCGCATCTGCAGCGGCTCGGTCTCGGCAATATTGCCGAGCTCCGGGGAATCCCCCCGGCTGACGCGTCGCAAGCCTATTACGGAAAAATGGCGGAGGTATCTGCAGGCAAAGATACGATGACGGGCCACTGGGAATTGATGGGATTGAAAGTGGCCATTCCCTTTAAAACATATCCCCACGGCTTTCCCGAGCCGTTGATCGGACAGTTCGAACGGCAAACCGGGCGCAAGGTGATCGGCAACAAACCGGCTTCCGGAACGGAAATCATTGCCGAGCTGGGAGAAGAGCAGATGAAAACCGGGAGCTGGATCGTCTATACTTCGGCCGACAGCGTATTTCAGATTGCCGCCCATGAGGACGTTATCCCCCTGGAGGAATTGTATCAGGCCTGCGCCATAGCCAGAAAGCTGACGCTCGCCGACGAATTTGCGGTCGGCCGTGTCATTGCCCGGCCCTATATCGGACAACCCGGGGCATTTACCCGAACGGCCAACCGTCACGATTATGCCGTAAAGCCGCCTGGAAAGACCGTCATGAACCGGCTGAAGGAAGCGGGCTTGGATTGTATTGCCGTCGGCAAGATCAACGATATTTATTCGGGGGAAGGGGTTACCGAAGCTTTTCCCGTGAAAAGCAACGCTGACGGAATCAACCGCACGGCGGCGCTGCTGAACAAGGATTTCAAAGGCCTGCTGTTTACCAATCTCGTCGATTTTGATTCGCTATACGGCCACCGGCGAAATCCGCAAGGATATGCCGCCGCGCTGATGGAGTTTGACGCGGCCTTGCCGGAAATCATGAGCCGGATCGGTGAAAGCGATTTGTTGATCATTACGGCGGATCACGGCAATGACCCGACTCATTCGGGGACGGACCATACACGGGAATACGTGCCCTTGATCGTTTGGAGTCCAGCATTCCGCCAAGGAGCTTCATTAGGCGTCCGTCCGACCTTCTCCGATTTGGGCGCGACGGTGGCGGAGAATTTCGGGGTGTCGCCGGCGGAAAACGGAACGAGCTTTTTGCAGGACTTGCAATGA
- a CDS encoding purine-nucleoside phosphorylase gives MSVPIELAEQRTKILEASRYVLSRIKHPPAIALILGSGLGGLADSAEESTAMPYEQIPHFPVSTVEGHAGVLVSGKIGGVNAIFMKGRFHLYEGHPLESVTFPIRVMKAVGIRKLLVTNAAGGVNADFQPGDLMLIRDHINWMYRNPLIGRNDPESGVRFPDMSEAYSASFRSSVRQWAGLNGFSLREGVYAGFLGPTYETPAEIRMARKLGADAVGMSTVPEVIAARHAGFEVLGISCITNMAAGILDQPLSHEEVMATADRVKDDFARLVKGIIPLMEDTQKGE, from the coding sequence ATGTCAGTGCCCATAGAACTAGCCGAGCAGCGCACAAAAATATTGGAGGCAAGCCGTTATGTTCTGTCCCGGATCAAGCATCCCCCAGCAATCGCCTTGATTCTCGGATCCGGCTTGGGGGGGCTTGCCGACTCTGCAGAAGAGTCTACCGCCATGCCCTATGAACAGATTCCTCATTTTCCCGTATCTACCGTTGAAGGGCATGCGGGAGTGCTCGTCAGCGGCAAAATCGGCGGTGTGAATGCGATCTTCATGAAAGGGCGATTTCATCTGTACGAGGGACATCCGCTGGAGTCGGTCACGTTCCCGATCCGGGTGATGAAGGCGGTCGGCATTCGCAAGCTGCTGGTCACCAATGCCGCAGGGGGAGTGAATGCCGATTTTCAGCCGGGAGATTTGATGCTGATTCGGGATCACATCAATTGGATGTACCGCAATCCGCTGATCGGCCGGAATGATCCGGAGTCCGGCGTGCGGTTTCCGGACATGTCCGAGGCTTACAGCGCATCGTTTCGATCATCCGTCCGGCAATGGGCGGGACTGAACGGCTTTTCCTTGCGCGAGGGCGTTTATGCAGGATTTTTGGGGCCAACATACGAGACTCCCGCGGAAATCCGCATGGCGAGGAAGCTTGGCGCCGACGCCGTGGGCATGTCCACGGTGCCGGAAGTCATCGCGGCCAGACACGCCGGATTCGAAGTGCTGGGCATATCCTGCATCACCAATATGGCCGCGGGAATTCTCGATCAGCCGCTTTCCCACGAAGAAGTTATGGCGACGGCGGATCGGGTAAAGGATGATTTCGCCCGCTTGGTGAAGGGAATCATTCCGCTGATGGAGGATACGCAGAAAGGAGAATGA
- a CDS encoding purine-nucleoside phosphorylase — MNMNPTSSYPEQIEEAARFMKDRISKYAYSGSGDERFEPAVGLILGSGLGDLADQVEYPLFIHYGDIPHFPVSTVEGHAGRFAIGRLEGKNVIAMQGRLHYYEGYPMKKVVFPVYVLRQLGIRSLIVTNAAGGMNRSFKPGDLMLIKDHINFTGDNPLIGPNFDQLGVRFPDLSEAYDRSFRELARRVGEEIEDADGHPLKLQEGVYCGISGPSYMTPSELKMLALLGGDAVGMSTVAEVIAARHAGLRVLGVSCITDMAVGDELEPLTHEQVMEVAERTKPKFTSLIRAFLRNVEKADAGLS, encoded by the coding sequence ATGAATATGAATCCGACGAGTTCCTATCCGGAGCAAATTGAAGAGGCCGCACGGTTTATGAAAGACCGAATCAGCAAATATGCATACTCCGGGAGCGGGGATGAACGGTTTGAACCAGCCGTCGGCTTGATTCTCGGGTCCGGTCTGGGTGATTTGGCGGACCAAGTGGAGTACCCCCTGTTCATCCATTACGGAGACATCCCGCATTTTCCCGTTTCCACGGTGGAGGGCCACGCCGGCAGATTCGCGATCGGACGCCTGGAAGGCAAGAATGTCATCGCGATGCAGGGGAGACTTCATTATTATGAAGGATACCCGATGAAAAAAGTGGTTTTTCCTGTATATGTCCTGCGGCAGCTCGGCATCCGCTCATTGATCGTCACCAATGCGGCAGGCGGAATGAATCGTTCGTTCAAGCCGGGAGACTTGATGCTGATCAAGGACCATATCAATTTTACGGGAGACAATCCGCTGATCGGACCCAATTTCGATCAATTGGGCGTAAGGTTTCCGGATCTTTCGGAAGCGTATGACCGCTCTTTTAGGGAATTGGCTCGCAGGGTCGGGGAGGAGATTGAAGATGCGGACGGTCATCCGCTGAAGCTCCAGGAAGGGGTATATTGCGGGATCAGCGGGCCCTCGTATATGACGCCGAGTGAGTTGAAAATGCTTGCCCTGTTGGGCGGGGATGCCGTCGGCATGTCCACGGTGGCGGAAGTCATAGCTGCACGCCATGCCGGCTTGAGAGTGCTGGGCGTATCTTGCATCACCGACATGGCCGTCGGGGATGAGCTCGAACCCCTGACCCATGAGCAGGTCATGGAGGTTGCAGAGCGCACAAAACCCAAATTCACGTCATTGATTCGCGCTTTCCTGAGGAACGTAGAAAAGGCGGATGCAGGATTGTCATAA
- a CDS encoding cytochrome C oxidase subunit II has product MQKYLMVILITAAAIFGIVAMIAQTPKSNEELAKEQKNQLRISATNFQFDKPEYHVKQGSKLTVVLVNKEGIHGLGIPDLNVNLQGDKLQQEVTFDKPGTFDMHCIVMCGAGHANMKSKLVVDPS; this is encoded by the coding sequence ATGCAAAAGTACCTGATGGTCATTCTGATTACGGCTGCTGCGATTTTCGGTATCGTTGCGATGATTGCTCAGACACCTAAAAGCAATGAAGAGCTTGCCAAGGAACAGAAGAATCAATTGAGAATTTCGGCGACCAACTTCCAATTCGACAAACCGGAATATCATGTCAAGCAGGGCTCCAAATTGACGGTTGTGCTTGTCAATAAAGAAGGAATCCACGGTTTGGGAATCCCTGATTTAAACGTTAACCTGCAAGGAGACAAATTGCAGCAGGAAGTGACTTTTGACAAACCGGGAACGTTCGACATGCATTGTATCGTAATGTGCGGTGCCGGACATGCGAATATGAAATCGAAGCTGGTTGTCGATCCGTCTTAA
- a CDS encoding pyrimidine-nucleoside phosphorylase, translating into MRTVDLIEKKRDGHEMTAEEIQYLIREYNAGRIPDYQMSAWAMAVFFRGMSIRETADLTLAMANSGDVMDLGPIHGIKVDKHSTGGVGDKTTLVLGPLVAAAGVPVAKMSGRGLGHTGGTIDKLESIKGFAVERTRQDFILQVNECGLAVISQSGNITPADKKLYALRDVTATVNSIPLIASSVMSKKIASGADAIVLDVKTGSGAFMKSLDEAVKLAQAMVNIGTQVGRETIALISEMDQPLGFAVGNALEVREAIETLQGGGPEDLKLLCLALGAYMLVLGKKASGLQEAKDRLQELLVNGLALEKFSEFISAQGGDASVAQNPDLLPSAGRQIEISAGASGYVTAINAEDIGLAAMMLGAGRETKDSAIDLSVGIVLRKKLGDPVVMGEALAVLHTNSIRNEAGNHDKKHSEIERKVQKAFQISPHPAQFRPLIHAVVTKDGIKEWKDF; encoded by the coding sequence ATGAGAACTGTCGATCTGATTGAGAAAAAACGCGACGGTCATGAAATGACGGCGGAGGAGATCCAATATTTGATTCGGGAATACAATGCGGGACGCATCCCTGATTACCAGATGTCGGCCTGGGCGATGGCGGTCTTTTTCAGAGGGATGTCCATTCGGGAGACGGCTGATCTGACGCTGGCGATGGCCAACTCGGGCGATGTGATGGATCTGGGTCCTATCCACGGCATCAAGGTGGATAAGCACAGCACCGGCGGCGTAGGAGACAAAACCACGCTGGTGCTCGGTCCGCTTGTCGCGGCAGCAGGTGTTCCCGTAGCGAAAATGTCGGGCAGAGGGCTGGGGCATACCGGGGGAACAATCGATAAGCTTGAGTCGATTAAAGGGTTTGCCGTGGAACGAACGCGGCAGGACTTTATTCTGCAGGTGAATGAATGCGGTTTGGCGGTCATCAGCCAATCGGGAAATATAACGCCTGCAGACAAAAAATTATATGCGCTTCGCGATGTAACGGCCACCGTCAATTCGATTCCGCTGATTGCCAGTTCGGTCATGAGCAAAAAGATCGCTTCAGGCGCCGATGCCATTGTGCTGGACGTCAAAACGGGCAGCGGAGCTTTCATGAAATCGCTGGATGAAGCCGTTAAGCTGGCGCAGGCGATGGTGAATATCGGAACGCAGGTCGGTCGGGAAACGATTGCGCTGATCAGCGAAATGGATCAGCCGCTGGGCTTTGCCGTCGGGAATGCGTTGGAAGTCCGGGAGGCGATTGAAACGCTGCAGGGCGGAGGGCCGGAGGACCTTAAGCTGCTGTGCTTGGCTCTGGGCGCATACATGCTGGTATTGGGCAAGAAAGCGTCTGGCCTCCAGGAAGCAAAGGATCGGCTGCAGGAGCTGCTTGTTAATGGTCTGGCGCTTGAAAAATTCAGCGAATTTATCAGTGCTCAAGGCGGGGATGCCTCGGTTGCCCAAAATCCTGATCTGCTTCCGTCCGCCGGCAGGCAGATCGAAATCAGCGCAGGAGCTTCCGGTTATGTGACTGCAATCAACGCGGAGGATATCGGTCTCGCTGCCATGATGCTGGGAGCAGGCAGGGAAACGAAGGATTCGGCGATTGATTTGAGTGTGGGCATAGTGCTGCGGAAAAAACTGGGCGATCCGGTCGTGATGGGTGAAGCGCTGGCGGTGCTGCATACGAACAGCATACGGAACGAAGCAGGAAATCATGATAAGAAGCACTCGGAAATTGAGCGGAAAGTACAAAAAGCATTTCAGATTTCTCCCCATCCTGCCCAGTTCAGGCCTTTAATCCATGCGGTTGTTACCAAGGACGGCATAAAAGAATGGAAGGATTTTTAA
- a CDS encoding D-alanyl-D-alanine carboxypeptidase family protein, translated as MFRKHIASLLSIHLLIFAFFPAGAFAKDQAENNLNLAPNAKSAILMDEDTGTVIYEKNSHDRLPPASITKIMTMLLVMEAVDQGKIKLDDKVTASEHAASMGGSQIFLEPGEEMTVRELLKGVAMASGNDASVALAEKIGGTEEMFVQMMNEKAQQLGMKDTHFANSNGLPAADHYSSAYDIALMSRELLKYQGVTEFTGKYQDYLRQNTDRPFWLVNTNKLVRFYSGADGLKTGYTSQAKFCLAATAKRGNFRVVSVVMGEPNTKTRNAEVAHMLNYAFSQYTNLPIFKAGEKIGSITVEKGDPVNIPLVAKHQYSMLVKKGENPEQFRHELNIDENLKAPIQLGQQVGKLEIYKDDKLVKEFPIESPVEVKRAGWWAVYKRTLSKLFFIDRQDDTESE; from the coding sequence ATGTTCCGAAAACACATTGCAAGTTTGTTGTCCATTCACTTATTAATCTTTGCATTTTTTCCTGCAGGCGCCTTTGCCAAGGATCAAGCGGAGAACAATCTGAATCTGGCGCCTAACGCCAAATCTGCAATTCTTATGGATGAAGACACGGGAACAGTCATCTATGAAAAAAACAGTCACGATCGTCTGCCGCCCGCCAGCATTACCAAAATTATGACCATGCTGCTTGTGATGGAGGCGGTCGACCAAGGCAAAATCAAGCTGGACGATAAAGTGACAGCCAGTGAGCATGCGGCTTCAATGGGAGGATCGCAAATTTTTCTTGAACCCGGCGAAGAAATGACCGTCAGAGAACTGCTCAAGGGAGTCGCCATGGCTTCGGGAAATGACGCTTCCGTAGCCCTGGCGGAAAAAATCGGCGGAACGGAAGAAATGTTTGTGCAGATGATGAATGAAAAAGCTCAGCAGCTTGGCATGAAGGACACGCATTTTGCCAACAGCAACGGGCTTCCCGCCGCCGATCATTATTCCTCGGCCTATGATATTGCGTTGATGTCCAGAGAATTATTGAAGTATCAAGGTGTTACCGAATTTACGGGGAAATATCAGGATTATTTGCGGCAAAATACGGACCGTCCGTTTTGGCTGGTCAACACCAATAAGCTGGTGCGCTTTTATTCGGGAGCAGACGGCTTGAAAACGGGTTATACCAGTCAAGCCAAGTTTTGTCTGGCCGCCACAGCCAAACGCGGAAATTTCCGGGTCGTTTCCGTCGTTATGGGAGAACCGAACACCAAAACCCGGAATGCGGAAGTTGCCCATATGCTGAACTATGCTTTTTCTCAGTATACCAATCTCCCAATTTTCAAAGCGGGTGAAAAAATCGGATCCATCACTGTGGAAAAAGGAGATCCGGTCAATATTCCTTTGGTGGCCAAGCATCAGTACAGCATGCTTGTGAAAAAAGGGGAAAATCCGGAACAATTCCGTCATGAGCTGAACATTGATGAAAATTTGAAAGCCCCTATCCAGCTTGGCCAGCAGGTCGGCAAGCTTGAAATATACAAAGACGACAAGCTTGTCAAAGAGTTTCCGATTGAATCGCCCGTTGAAGTGAAGAGGGCCGGCTGGTGGGCTGTGTATAAAAGAACGTTAAGCAAATTGTTCTTTATCGACCGCCAGGACGATACCGAATCCGAATAA
- the spoIIAA gene encoding anti-sigma F factor antagonist, which yields MSLQIEIEHFRSAVIVRLRGELDHHTAETVKTKMEDAMMKANSRYIILSLKELDFMDSSGLGVILGRYKQISGKGGRMVVCDVNPAIHRLFEMSGLFKILTLEDNEETALSRLGVVS from the coding sequence ATGAGTCTGCAAATTGAAATTGAACATTTCCGCAGCGCCGTGATTGTAAGATTGAGGGGTGAGCTGGATCATCATACAGCTGAGACCGTCAAAACCAAGATGGAGGATGCCATGATGAAAGCAAACAGCCGTTATATCATTCTCAGTCTGAAGGAACTGGATTTTATGGACAGCTCGGGATTGGGCGTTATTCTCGGACGCTATAAGCAGATCTCGGGTAAAGGCGGCAGAATGGTGGTCTGCGATGTCAATCCGGCCATTCATCGCTTGTTTGAAATGTCAGGGCTGTTCAAAATTTTGACCCTTGAGGATAACGAGGAAACAGCGCTTTCCAGATTGGGGGTCGTATCATGA